In one window of Arachis ipaensis cultivar K30076 chromosome B06, Araip1.1, whole genome shotgun sequence DNA:
- the LOC107648016 gene encoding GATA transcription factor 16 has product MVMMDLNKEWVCESKKCCSDCKTTKTPLWRGGPAGPKSLCNACGIRYRKRRASAVGMRKGQERKRERSQNGGGSSSSTSSSDNELKESLKVNLMALGEEFWLLKKKQRSMCLLGEEEQAAVCLMALSCGYVFA; this is encoded by the exons ATGGTAATGATGGATCTCAACAAG GAATGGGTGTGTGAGAGCAAGAAGTGTTGTAGTGATTGCAAGACCACCAAGACTCCACTGTGGAGAGGAGGACCTGCTGGTCCCAAG AGTCTTTGCAACGCGTGCGGAATAAGGTACCGGAAGAGAAGGGCTTCAGCGGTGGGAATGAGAAAAGGacaagagaggaagagagagagatcaCAAAATGGCGGTGGCAGCAGCTCCTCTACCTCCTCCTCTGATAACGAGTTGAAGGAGTCGTTGAAAGTGAATTTGATGGCGTTGGGTGAGGAGTTTTGGTTGCTAAAGAAGAAACAGAGGAGTATGTGTTTGTTGGGGGAAGAGGAACAAGCCGCTGTGTGTTTAATGGCACTCTCTTGTGGCTATGTTTTTGCTTAA
- the LOC107645941 gene encoding exonuclease DPD1, chloroplastic/mitochondrial, with protein sequence MRAGSMIFSLVQVPRCRIHGLANYWGETFHSLSKTCGNNSSVRLLSSRIYGLQGGQKRKWTRRPITTNTEGTGSTKSRSTKHEILSEPILKSFTENVNKEQVVEFDNVQYCNLQQEIAQNKDLSSLVTVITFDIETTGFSRENDRIIEIALRDLQGGENSTFQTLVNPERCVPNSHIHHITTHMVDRPEVPRMQELIPILLQFVRSRQKPRGYVLWVAHNGRAFDFPFIMNEFRRHSTEIPPNWLFVDTLLLARELMKARGTKSTSISLGTLCEHYRINVDGQAHRAMVDANTLALVLRKLTGDLKLTLSDLVKRSFTAFDIINSKKKKNSD encoded by the exons ATGAGGGCAGGATCCATGATTTTTTCGTTAGTGCAAGTACCTAGGTGTAGAATACATGGCTTAGCAAATTATTGGGGTGAAACCTTTCATAGTTTGAGTAAGACTTGTGGAAACAATTCTAGTGTTAGGCTGCTTAGTTCTAGAATTTATGGGCTTCAAGGAGGGCAGAAAAGGAAGTGGACTCGAAGACCTATAACCACAAATACAGAAGGCACTGGGAGCACCAAATCAAGAAGTACCAAGCATGAAATTTTGAGTGAAcctattttaaaaagttttacagaaaatgtaaataaagAACAGGTAGTTGAATTCGACAATGTTCAATACTGTAACTTACAACAAGAGATTGCCCAGAATAAAGACTTGTCTAGCTTAGTCACAGTCATTACTTTTGATATTGAAACCACTGGATTCAGCAGAGAAAATGACCGGATCATTGAGATTGCACTTCGAGACCTTCAGGGTGGTGAGAACAGCACATTCCAAACTCTTGTAAATCCTGAACGCTGTGTTCCTAATTCACACATTCATCACATTACTACTCATATGGTGGACAGACCTGAGGTTCCAAG GATGCAAGAACTGATTCCCATCTTATTGCAATTTGTTCGAAGCCGTCAGAAACCTAGGGGATATGTGTTATGGGTTGCTCATAATGGTCGCGCTTTCGACTTTCCTTTCATCATGAACGAATTTAGGCGACATTCTACAGAGATTCCTCCTAATTGGCTGTTTGTAGACACCCTTCTTTTAGCACGAGAACTCATGAAGGCCAGAG GAACAAAATCAACCTCAATATCCCTTGGTACATTGTGTGAGCACTACAGAATCAATGTTGATGGCCAAGCTCATAGAGCTATGGTAGATGCTAACACATTGGCTCTGGTACTTCGTAAGTTAACCGGTGATCTGAAGTTGACCCTCTCTGACCTTGTTAAAAGATCATTCACAGCATTCGATATTATCAActccaagaagaaaaagaattcagaTTAG
- the LOC107645942 gene encoding dnaJ homolog subfamily B member 6, whose product MNREGGSNGGSCYYAVLGIRRDASFSDIRTAYRKLAMKWHPDKWARDPSTAGEAKRRFQQIQEAYSVLSDQSKRSMYDAGLYDPLEEEDQEFCDFMQEMISMMNNVKDEGDSLEDLQRMFVEMVGGDGVSFDCNQDQTAGKRGRGSGSRGNPAKRTNSRC is encoded by the exons ATGAATCGAGAAGGAGGATCCAACGGCGGATCTTGCTACTACGCCGTCCTCGGGATTCGCAGGGATGCCTCCTTCTCTGATATTCGCACTGCATACCGCAAGCTTGCTATG AAGTGGCACCCGGATAAGTGGGCCCGGGACCCTTCCACCGCTGGAGAAGCCAAGCGCCGCTTTCAGCAAATCCAGGAAGCTTACTCAG TTCTTTCGGATCAGTCCAAGAGGTCAATGTACGATGCTGGGCTCTACGATCCATTGGAGGAAGAAGATCAA GAGTTCTGTGATTTCATGCAAGAAATGATCTCAATGATGAACAATGTTAAGGATGAG GGGGACAGTTTGGAGGACCTACAGAGGATGTTTGTGGAGATGGTGGGTGGAGATGGCGTGAGCTTTGACTGCAATCAAGATCAGACGGCTGGGAAGCGTGGACGCGGCAGTGGATCAAGGGGCAACCCTGCCAAGCGCACCAACTCCCGATGCTAG